Proteins from a genomic interval of Micromonospora sp. NBC_00389:
- a CDS encoding DUF2267 domain-containing protein, with protein sequence MEYEQLIATVRRRGGLGENEAVRSVQAVLSVLGERLAGREADHLAAQLPERLNPSVTRNPRGRQWDIGDFLKHVGDREQCADADQVRQHAQAVLRTVAEALDDDERHDLLAQLPAGIIDLFGVPTPRG encoded by the coding sequence ATGGAGTACGAGCAGTTGATCGCCACGGTACGGCGGCGCGGGGGCCTCGGTGAGAATGAGGCCGTGCGGTCCGTACAGGCCGTCCTGTCGGTGCTCGGCGAACGGCTCGCCGGACGGGAGGCCGACCACCTCGCGGCACAGCTACCGGAGCGGCTGAACCCGTCGGTCACCCGTAATCCACGGGGCCGCCAGTGGGACATCGGCGACTTCCTGAAACACGTCGGCGATCGGGAGCAGTGCGCGGACGCGGACCAGGTGCGTCAGCACGCCCAGGCGGTGTTGCGTACCGTCGCCGAGGCGCTCGATGACGACGAGCGTCATGACCTGCTCGCCCAGCTTCCCGCCGGCATCATCGATCTCTTCGGTGTTCCCACCCCGCGCGGTTGA
- a CDS encoding cyclase family protein, whose product MPTQDDVLGYFNTLSNWGRWGDDDELGTLNHITDDVRLAAARAVRHGRSVSCAWEVAVPEDMERSTTTCPCAADMPGAENMPVPGFHADRRWGFSSERLGITFHGNTLTHVDSPCHIFWDGTMYNGRSHSLVDAATGSAWAAVTAAANGIITRGVLLDVARARDVPWWEPGQGVFPDDLEEAERRQGVRVRSGDAVLLRTGYGRVRHEAGAASGFTQAGWHASCLPWLHERGVALIGADTPQDVQPSGYEDVLMPVHAVGLVAMGLWLLDNCDLEVCATTAAELGQWDFHLAVAPVRFAGTSGSPVNPIATF is encoded by the coding sequence ATGCCCACGCAGGACGACGTGCTCGGGTACTTCAACACGCTGTCGAACTGGGGACGGTGGGGCGACGACGACGAGCTCGGAACTCTGAACCACATCACCGACGACGTCCGGCTGGCGGCGGCGCGGGCCGTGCGCCATGGCAGGAGCGTGTCGTGCGCATGGGAGGTTGCCGTACCGGAGGACATGGAGCGGTCGACGACGACGTGCCCGTGCGCCGCCGACATGCCGGGTGCCGAGAACATGCCGGTGCCCGGCTTCCACGCCGACCGGCGCTGGGGCTTTTCGTCCGAGCGGCTCGGCATCACGTTCCACGGCAACACCCTCACCCACGTCGACTCGCCGTGCCACATCTTCTGGGACGGCACGATGTACAACGGGCGTTCGCACTCGTTGGTCGACGCCGCAACGGGATCGGCGTGGGCGGCCGTCACGGCGGCGGCGAACGGGATCATCACGCGTGGTGTCCTGCTGGACGTTGCGAGGGCCCGCGATGTGCCGTGGTGGGAACCGGGGCAGGGTGTGTTTCCCGACGATCTCGAGGAGGCCGAGCGTCGCCAGGGTGTACGGGTGCGATCCGGCGATGCGGTACTCCTGCGGACCGGCTATGGCCGCGTCCGGCACGAGGCCGGTGCGGCCAGCGGTTTCACGCAGGCCGGCTGGCACGCGTCCTGCCTGCCGTGGCTACATGAACGCGGCGTCGCGCTGATCGGCGCTGACACCCCCCAGGACGTTCAGCCGTCGGGGTACGAAGACGTGTTGATGCCGGTTCACGCCGTGGGTCTCGTCGCGATGGGTCTGTGGCTGCTCGACAACTGCGACCTGGAGGTGTGCGCGACGACGGCTGCCGAGCTTGGCCAGTGGGACTTCCACCTCGCAGTCGCGCCGGTCCGCTTCGCCGGTACCTCCGGCAGCCCGGTCAACCCGATCGCCACATTCTGA
- a CDS encoding TMEM175 family protein codes for MLSKSDIPQLVRHPGRLVAFSDAVFAIAVTLLVLEIQPPEDFGHLLRGLGALWSSYLAYALSFLLIGQVWVNHHVMFDRVRHVDREVLFLNTLLLMVIAFLPFSTSLLAGALRAEQGLRTAVVVYGATLWTAAALFNITWAHLRRAKLLDPSLGPFGVRAIGRRFALALVWIGSGILVGAFVPIAGVAIIAGFLPAYYLPIRGEYGEDKKANDRRG; via the coding sequence ATGCTTTCCAAAAGCGACATTCCGCAGCTCGTGCGTCATCCGGGCCGGCTGGTGGCATTCAGCGACGCTGTCTTCGCCATCGCCGTGACGCTTCTCGTGCTGGAGATCCAACCGCCGGAGGACTTCGGGCATCTCCTGCGGGGCCTCGGGGCGTTGTGGTCGTCGTACCTGGCGTACGCGCTGAGCTTCCTGCTCATCGGGCAGGTGTGGGTCAATCATCACGTCATGTTCGACCGCGTCCGCCACGTCGACCGTGAGGTCTTGTTCCTCAACACGTTGCTCTTGATGGTCATCGCGTTCCTGCCGTTCTCCACGTCGCTACTCGCCGGCGCATTACGCGCGGAGCAGGGCCTGCGTACGGCGGTCGTCGTCTACGGCGCCACACTGTGGACGGCGGCCGCCCTGTTCAACATCACTTGGGCCCATCTCCGCCGCGCCAAACTGCTGGACCCCAGCCTCGGCCCCTTCGGCGTTCGGGCCATCGGCCGCCGGTTCGCGCTCGCGCTGGTCTGGATCGGCTCCGGCATCCTCGTCGGGGCGTTCGTGCCGATCGCGGGCGTCGCCATCATCGCCGGCTTCCTGCCCGCCTATTACCTGCCCATCCGCGGCGAGTACGGCGAGGACAAGAAGGCCAACGACCGGCGCGGCTAA
- a CDS encoding isochorismatase family protein, whose protein sequence is MSDLKAQDSALILIDHQVISMGFIKTQSPDVAKLNSITLVKAAKVLDIPNVWTSSTEDDNQDWWMPGLEEINPEAYANRIKRTGIIDSWDDPNFVRAVEATGRRTLIMAGTTNDGCLIYTALSAKRAGYEVYAVLDAGGSAFQASEEAARLRMMQAGVILTTTAAVLGELAKDWATPHGQQIRQILADNFKTVLGGFGLAK, encoded by the coding sequence ATGTCCGATCTGAAGGCGCAGGACAGTGCTCTGATCCTGATCGACCACCAGGTCATCTCGATGGGGTTCATCAAGACCCAGTCGCCCGACGTCGCCAAGTTGAACAGCATCACCCTTGTGAAGGCCGCGAAGGTCCTCGACATCCCCAACGTCTGGACCAGCAGCACTGAGGACGACAACCAGGACTGGTGGATGCCCGGGCTGGAGGAGATCAACCCCGAGGCCTACGCGAACCGGATCAAGCGCACCGGCATCATCGACTCCTGGGACGACCCGAACTTCGTCCGGGCCGTCGAGGCCACCGGCCGCCGGACCCTGATCATGGCCGGCACCACCAACGACGGCTGCCTGATCTACACCGCCCTCAGCGCCAAGCGGGCCGGATACGAGGTCTACGCGGTGCTCGACGCCGGAGGATCAGCGTTCCAGGCATCCGAGGAGGCGGCGCGACTGCGCATGATGCAGGCCGGCGTCATCCTGACCACCACCGCCGCGGTCCTCGGCGAACTCGCCAAGGACTGGGCCACTCCGCACGGCCAGCAGATTCGTCAGATCCTGGCCGACAACTTCAAGACCGTACTCGGTGGATTTGGGTTGGCGAAGTAG
- a CDS encoding DsbA family oxidoreductase — MKIEFWSDIVCPYCGLMDHRLHQALDRFPDGDQVQVIHRSFQLHPDLPREGVSQRELIKMAGAPATTVDRVLRPIERAAKAEGLTPYRAVDRTLGPTDLAHELLAYATDQGRGAEIWTAMFRAHFGQARKLWTAGEVLDFAAEVGLDRAGAAEALRSRRYRARVAADQREAQRLGARGAPFLVFDGRFAVPGAIGVDDLLAVIAKAWAESHPTPQPLPVVADAEGMCAPDGCAVPDRTI; from the coding sequence ATGAAGATCGAGTTCTGGTCGGACATCGTCTGCCCGTACTGCGGGCTGATGGATCACCGGCTCCACCAGGCCCTGGACCGGTTCCCGGATGGCGATCAGGTGCAGGTGATCCACCGGTCGTTCCAACTACACCCCGACCTGCCACGGGAGGGCGTCAGTCAACGAGAGTTGATCAAGATGGCCGGGGCCCCCGCGACGACCGTGGACCGGGTCCTGCGGCCGATCGAGCGGGCAGCCAAGGCGGAGGGCCTGACGCCCTACCGCGCGGTCGACCGCACGCTCGGGCCGACCGACCTGGCCCACGAGCTGCTCGCCTACGCGACCGACCAGGGCCGCGGAGCCGAGATCTGGACGGCGATGTTCCGCGCGCACTTCGGGCAGGCCCGCAAGCTGTGGACCGCCGGGGAGGTTCTCGACTTCGCCGCCGAGGTGGGCCTGGACCGCGCCGGGGCCGCCGAGGCCCTGCGTAGCCGCCGCTACCGCGCCCGCGTGGCAGCCGACCAGCGTGAGGCACAGCGCCTCGGGGCCCGCGGCGCGCCGTTCCTCGTGTTCGATGGCCGCTTCGCCGTTCCCGGGGCGATCGGCGTCGATGACCTGCTCGCGGTCATCGCCAAGGCGTGGGCCGAGAGCCATCCCACGCCACAGCCGCTGCCGGTTGTCGCTGACGCCGAGGGCATGTGCGCCCCGGACGGATGCGCGGTACCCGACCGCACCATCTGA
- a CDS encoding GNAT family N-acetyltransferase — MTDWELRPASVADVEAVAELRAVVLRADLERLGRYDEQRVRQRLRDGFAPTHTWLIEVGGAFAGCVSLRPAEDAQWLEHFYLAPHLQGSGIGTAVLRGLLEQCDRDGSLVRLNVLQGSPARRLYERHGFTVETEDPVDVFMVREPS; from the coding sequence ATGACGGATTGGGAGCTTCGGCCGGCTTCGGTGGCGGACGTCGAGGCGGTGGCCGAGTTGCGGGCCGTGGTGCTTCGGGCGGATCTGGAGCGGCTCGGGCGGTACGACGAGCAGCGGGTGCGGCAGCGACTGCGGGACGGGTTCGCGCCGACGCACACCTGGTTGATCGAGGTAGGCGGCGCGTTCGCCGGCTGCGTGTCGCTGCGTCCAGCCGAGGACGCCCAGTGGCTGGAGCACTTCTACCTGGCCCCGCACCTGCAGGGCAGCGGCATCGGTACCGCAGTGCTGCGCGGGCTGCTGGAGCAGTGCGACCGCGATGGCAGCCTGGTCCGGCTGAACGTGTTGCAGGGTAGTCCGGCCCGCCGGCTGTACGAGAGGCACGGATTCACGGTCGAGACCGAGGACCCGGTGGACGTGTTCATGGTGCGCGAACCATCGTGA
- a CDS encoding winged helix-turn-helix transcriptional regulator produces the protein MSAGDLRRRRTNVRANVRAAPGPCAHWNDEDADFIREVLDLVGDKWSVLIIGTLADGPIRYSNLGDAIPGISQRMLTLTLKHLQRTGLVTRTSYPEVPPRVEYALTELGTSLLSTVLALAAWSADHHAEIRRHQTEYDNVT, from the coding sequence ATGAGTGCAGGGGATCTTCGACGGAGGCGAACCAACGTCCGGGCGAACGTCCGGGCCGCGCCAGGGCCCTGTGCGCACTGGAACGACGAAGACGCCGATTTCATCCGCGAGGTCCTGGACCTCGTCGGCGACAAGTGGAGCGTCTTGATCATCGGTACGCTCGCCGACGGCCCCATCCGCTACTCGAACCTGGGCGACGCGATCCCCGGCATCTCTCAGCGCATGCTCACGCTGACCTTGAAGCACCTGCAGCGCACCGGCCTCGTCACCCGGACCTCCTACCCCGAAGTCCCGCCCCGCGTCGAGTACGCCCTCACCGAACTGGGCACGTCACTGCTCTCCACCGTCCTGGCCCTGGCGGCCTGGTCCGCCGACCACCATGCCGAAATCCGCCGCCACCAGACGGAGTACGACAACGTCACGTAA
- a CDS encoding glycoside hydrolase family 43 protein gives MNVRNRTRPRLLSILLAAVLATGLSVPGAGPAVAGQTSLRAADPSVIRVGSTYISVQSLNGGIAVRQAASTDALAAAPPRQVWRDSRNLGEVWAPEIITDGGRYYIYFSAGRGSAHRMYAISSASPASGYTAERQLALPGGKWAIDGSLFTFNGQRWFVWSGWAGDTNIEQNIYLSRMSDPVTPTGNRYIISQPRESWERVVGKPYINESPEAIKDPNGQLHIVYSANGSWSDQYCLADLRLRAGGDPTYVWDWYKSNGCLFGSNRATMMAGWDPTLYVNGPGHHSFVLLNGDIATSPPAGPRFPLMFHAVPKGTPYSWENRYWYTGTFCWWGNTTYRRANVPGPTTDTGFSIKFFE, from the coding sequence GTGAACGTCAGAAACCGAACCCGCCCGCGACTCCTCTCCATCCTGCTGGCCGCTGTGCTCGCCACCGGACTGTCCGTTCCCGGCGCCGGACCGGCGGTCGCCGGGCAGACCAGTCTGCGGGCCGCCGACCCGAGCGTGATCCGCGTCGGCAGCACCTACATCTCCGTCCAGTCGCTCAACGGCGGGATAGCCGTGCGGCAGGCAGCGTCAACCGACGCGCTGGCCGCCGCACCCCCGCGGCAGGTGTGGAGGGACAGCCGCAACCTCGGCGAGGTCTGGGCCCCGGAGATCATCACCGATGGCGGCCGCTACTACATCTACTTCTCCGCCGGACGCGGCTCCGCACACCGGATGTACGCGATCAGCTCGGCGTCGCCGGCCAGCGGCTACACGGCCGAGCGGCAGCTCGCGCTGCCCGGCGGCAAGTGGGCCATCGACGGCAGCCTGTTCACCTTCAACGGGCAGCGGTGGTTCGTCTGGTCGGGGTGGGCCGGCGACACCAACATCGAACAGAACATCTACCTCAGCCGGATGAGCGACCCGGTCACCCCGACTGGCAACCGGTACATCATCTCCCAGCCGCGGGAGAGCTGGGAACGCGTCGTCGGCAAACCGTACATCAACGAGTCCCCCGAGGCGATCAAGGACCCGAACGGGCAACTGCACATCGTCTACTCCGCCAACGGCAGCTGGAGTGACCAGTACTGCCTCGCCGACCTGCGGCTGCGGGCCGGCGGCGACCCGACGTACGTGTGGGACTGGTACAAGTCGAACGGCTGCCTGTTCGGCTCGAACCGGGCCACGATGATGGCCGGCTGGGATCCCACTCTGTACGTGAACGGGCCCGGCCACCACAGCTTCGTCCTGCTCAACGGCGACATCGCCACGAGCCCACCCGCTGGGCCGAGGTTCCCGCTGATGTTCCACGCCGTGCCCAAGGGCACCCCGTACTCCTGGGAGAACCGGTACTGGTACACCGGCACCTTCTGCTGGTGGGGCAACACCACCTACCGCCGCGCTAACGTGCCCGGCCCGACGACCGACACCGGGTTCAGCATCAAGTTTTTCGAATGA
- a CDS encoding dihydrofolate reductase family protein, whose protein sequence is MTTRDEASEMRPLRYSINVTLDGCCDHLAIPPDEDLHRHHTENLNQADALLFGRVMYEMMEEAWRPPAPAGSRPDWMEPFAQTIDTAKKYVVSSTLEQVDWNAELVRGDLGKAVQQLKQESGKGLFVSGVKLPLALAELGLIDEYEFVVHPRLAGHGPTLFAGMSKHVDLKLVSRLEFASGAVAMG, encoded by the coding sequence ATGACCACACGCGACGAGGCGAGCGAAATGCGACCCCTTCGGTATTCCATCAACGTCACATTGGATGGGTGCTGCGATCATCTCGCGATTCCCCCGGACGAAGACCTGCATCGTCACCACACCGAGAACCTCAACCAGGCCGATGCACTTCTCTTTGGCCGGGTGATGTACGAAATGATGGAGGAAGCGTGGCGGCCGCCAGCGCCGGCGGGGTCGAGACCTGATTGGATGGAACCCTTCGCCCAGACGATCGACACGGCCAAGAAATACGTCGTGTCGAGCACCCTGGAGCAGGTCGATTGGAACGCGGAGCTCGTGCGCGGGGATCTGGGCAAGGCCGTTCAGCAGCTCAAGCAGGAGTCGGGTAAGGGACTGTTCGTGTCAGGCGTGAAGCTCCCGCTGGCGTTGGCGGAGCTGGGATTGATCGATGAGTACGAGTTCGTGGTGCATCCCAGGCTTGCGGGCCACGGGCCGACATTGTTCGCGGGGATGTCGAAGCATGTCGACTTGAAGCTCGTGAGCCGGCTGGAGTTCGCCTCGGGGGCGGTGGCGATGGGGTAA
- a CDS encoding transposase: MTAKRWREFLSFLKTLRARWPGEHLYLICDNFSPHKHPEVKAWCAAHQVELVFLPTYASWLNRIEAEFAAVRYFALNGTDHRGHADQDGTIGAYVRWRNQRAQPKTAFAVGFKIRHLDYPFKAA, from the coding sequence GTGACCGCAAAACGGTGGCGCGAGTTCCTCAGCTTCCTTAAGACCTTGCGGGCCCGCTGGCCGGGCGAGCACCTGTACCTGATCTGCGACAACTTCTCCCCGCACAAGCATCCCGAGGTCAAAGCGTGGTGCGCAGCCCATCAGGTCGAGCTGGTGTTCCTGCCGACGTACGCGTCCTGGCTGAACCGGATCGAGGCCGAGTTCGCCGCCGTCCGCTACTTCGCCCTCAACGGCACCGATCACCGCGGCCACGCCGATCAGGACGGCACGATCGGCGCCTACGTCCGGTGGCGCAACCAACGAGCCCAACCCAAGACCGCATTCGCAGTCGGATTCAAGATCCGCCACCTGGATTACCCCTTCAAGGCTGCATGA
- a CDS encoding DUF1963 domain-containing protein, protein MTFGTTQAVDLFRAEAARRSIPPAEVERWMSGVLRPCAQLGPNIDGPVVGQWGGSPTLPVDMPHPPFPFVASIDCAALPPAATDLPLPPDGHLLLFADAEEAQEDENAGMVVYVPAGTAVAERAGDYQLPVQSLRVRVDLSCPNPGRDTPEHPRGNDLSNAWWNTATGTEPDQLQVGGYQQVFNHDFVAYNKQVLGGDDWVLLAMADGSYDPNSGESDRVNWAIRRGDLAVLKFDGVQIFTDGM, encoded by the coding sequence ATGACTTTCGGGACCACCCAGGCAGTCGACCTATTCCGCGCAGAGGCCGCGAGGCGGAGCATTCCTCCGGCCGAGGTGGAGCGGTGGATGAGCGGTGTCCTCCGCCCGTGCGCGCAACTGGGTCCGAACATCGACGGGCCGGTGGTGGGCCAGTGGGGCGGCAGCCCTACGCTGCCGGTCGACATGCCTCATCCCCCGTTTCCCTTCGTTGCCTCGATCGACTGCGCCGCCCTGCCTCCTGCGGCGACAGACCTCCCCTTGCCGCCCGACGGACATCTGCTGCTGTTCGCCGATGCCGAAGAAGCGCAGGAGGACGAGAACGCGGGCATGGTGGTGTATGTCCCCGCCGGGACAGCCGTCGCCGAGCGAGCCGGGGATTACCAGTTGCCCGTGCAGAGCCTGCGGGTGAGGGTCGATCTGTCCTGCCCCAACCCCGGCCGCGACACCCCGGAGCATCCGCGAGGAAACGACCTGAGCAACGCGTGGTGGAACACGGCAACCGGGACGGAGCCCGACCAGTTGCAGGTCGGCGGCTACCAACAGGTGTTCAACCACGATTTCGTCGCGTACAACAAGCAGGTTCTCGGGGGCGACGACTGGGTTCTGCTGGCGATGGCGGATGGCTCCTACGACCCCAACTCCGGGGAGTCCGACCGTGTCAACTGGGCGATTCGGCGAGGCGATCTGGCCGTACTGAAGTTCGACGGGGTACAGATCTTCACTGACGGAATGTGA
- a CDS encoding GNAT family N-acetyltransferase — protein MSWLPDDFIHPVHVPVPNTALHLRPIREADTALDYPAVMGSRERLWEIFGPAWAWPPATMTYDEDRIDLLRHEKEIAAHESFNYALLDEEETALLGCVYIDPPERTGSDGEVSWWVVDDLVGSEAESALDALVPQWIAADWPFQQPRYLGRDITWQDWLALPRAS, from the coding sequence ATGAGCTGGCTTCCTGATGACTTCATCCACCCCGTGCACGTACCCGTGCCCAACACCGCGCTTCACCTGCGGCCGATCCGGGAGGCGGACACCGCGCTCGACTACCCCGCCGTGATGGGCTCCCGAGAGCGCTTGTGGGAGATATTCGGCCCGGCCTGGGCCTGGCCCCCGGCGACGATGACCTACGACGAGGACCGTATCGACCTGCTGCGCCACGAGAAGGAAATAGCCGCACACGAGTCGTTCAACTACGCGCTGCTGGACGAGGAGGAGACGGCGCTCCTCGGCTGCGTCTACATCGACCCGCCCGAGCGCACGGGCTCCGACGGCGAGGTCTCCTGGTGGGTGGTGGACGACCTGGTCGGCAGCGAGGCGGAGAGCGCGCTCGACGCACTGGTGCCGCAGTGGATCGCCGCCGACTGGCCCTTCCAGCAGCCCCGTTACCTGGGCCGCGACATCACCTGGCAGGACTGGCTCGCGCTGCCGCGCGCCTCGTGA
- a CDS encoding DUF1963 domain-containing protein encodes MILTMPQQLAQIRADALEQGFPADDVERWIATAIPCGTLAPGGDGPVVGRFGGTAMVPRGTQVPGNPLVATIDCAALPRQATDLPLPPDGQLLLFGYPEGGEYYSQGSALYVPAGVAVEEPPKDEELDEDEDEDEEFLEVCQSYPQGDIHLTIDVSLPSHTPAHLNPKLIDYWSSKAPISSKWGGVQIGGHASACDFRGNDGPLGVVAEYAGKAEQLGYWRGSGSPSPRVEDWVLLAEFLCSSEMRPGGAALYWGIQRDELAARRFDGVYAVVDWNP; translated from the coding sequence GTGATTTTGACCATGCCTCAGCAGTTAGCGCAGATCCGCGCCGACGCACTCGAACAAGGCTTCCCGGCCGACGATGTCGAACGATGGATCGCCACCGCCATTCCCTGCGGGACACTGGCGCCCGGCGGAGACGGGCCGGTCGTCGGCCGGTTCGGCGGCACCGCGATGGTTCCCCGGGGCACCCAGGTTCCCGGAAATCCCCTCGTCGCCACCATCGACTGCGCGGCCCTGCCCAGGCAGGCGACGGATCTTCCACTACCGCCCGACGGCCAACTGCTGCTCTTCGGCTATCCCGAAGGCGGCGAGTACTACTCGCAGGGCTCGGCCTTATACGTCCCGGCTGGCGTAGCCGTCGAGGAACCGCCGAAGGACGAAGAACTCGACGAGGACGAGGACGAGGACGAGGAGTTTCTCGAGGTTTGCCAAAGTTACCCACAGGGCGACATACACCTGACGATCGACGTCTCCCTGCCCTCACACACTCCGGCGCATCTCAACCCCAAACTGATCGATTATTGGAGTAGTAAGGCCCCCATCAGCAGCAAGTGGGGCGGCGTGCAGATTGGTGGGCACGCCTCGGCCTGCGACTTCCGCGGAAATGACGGTCCTCTCGGAGTCGTCGCGGAGTACGCAGGAAAGGCGGAGCAGTTGGGCTACTGGAGGGGCTCCGGCAGCCCCTCACCGCGCGTCGAGGACTGGGTGCTGCTGGCCGAGTTCTTGTGCAGCTCGGAGATGAGGCCAGGCGGTGCCGCCCTTTACTGGGGGATCCAGCGCGACGAACTGGCCGCGCGGCGCTTCGACGGCGTGTACGCCGTCGTGGACTGGAATCCCTGA
- a CDS encoding alpha/beta fold hydrolase, whose amino-acid sequence MPTYRHPGTVITDHSFRVPLDHANPAGEQIEVYAREVVAVGKAHESLPWLLFLQGGPGGRSPRPVGRDSWLGRALDDYRVLLLDQRGTGRSTPANRQTLPLRGDATAQARYLAHLRADSIVRDCELIRRELLGEDGRWSLLGQSYGGFCTLTYLSYAPEGVREAFVTGGLPGLRSSAHEVYRSAYPRVQRKVEAHYARYPEDVETVRAVVRHLREREVRLPGGGLLTAEAFQAIGTTLGTGNGTHTLHYLLEDAFLPGVPAGHLSDSFLAEVQGHLSYASRPLYALLHESIYGQRSVTPGATGWAAETVRAEFPQFDADGALADDRPVLLTGEMIYPWMFASDPALAPLRETAELLARREEWPDLYDPQQLARNEVPVVAAVYHDDMYVDTDDSLATARSVRGLRPWITNEYEHDGLRVSEGRVLDRLIRLVRGEI is encoded by the coding sequence GTGCCGACCTACCGCCACCCTGGCACCGTCATCACCGACCACAGCTTCCGGGTACCGCTCGACCACGCGAACCCGGCCGGTGAACAGATCGAGGTGTACGCCCGCGAGGTCGTCGCTGTCGGCAAGGCGCACGAGTCGCTGCCCTGGCTGCTCTTCCTGCAGGGCGGCCCAGGCGGGCGGTCACCGCGGCCAGTGGGCCGTGACAGCTGGCTGGGCCGGGCGCTGGACGACTACCGGGTGCTGCTGCTGGACCAGCGCGGCACCGGCCGCTCCACCCCCGCCAATCGGCAGACGCTGCCGCTGCGCGGCGACGCGACCGCGCAGGCCCGGTATCTGGCGCACCTCCGGGCCGACTCGATCGTCCGGGACTGTGAGCTGATCCGCCGGGAACTCCTCGGCGAGGATGGGCGGTGGAGCCTGCTCGGCCAGAGCTACGGCGGCTTCTGCACCCTCACCTACCTGTCGTACGCGCCGGAAGGCGTCCGCGAGGCCTTCGTGACCGGTGGCCTCCCCGGCCTGCGCAGCAGCGCGCATGAGGTCTACCGGTCCGCGTACCCGCGCGTGCAGCGCAAGGTCGAGGCGCACTACGCGCGTTACCCGGAGGACGTCGAGACCGTTCGCGCCGTCGTGCGGCACCTCCGGGAGCGGGAGGTGCGGCTGCCCGGCGGCGGGTTGCTGACCGCCGAGGCGTTCCAGGCGATCGGCACCACGCTGGGCACCGGCAACGGTACGCACACCCTGCACTACCTGCTCGAAGACGCATTCCTGCCGGGGGTGCCCGCCGGTCACCTCTCCGACTCGTTCCTCGCCGAGGTCCAGGGCCATCTCTCGTACGCGAGCCGCCCGCTCTACGCGCTGCTGCACGAGTCGATCTACGGCCAGCGGTCGGTGACACCGGGTGCCACCGGTTGGGCGGCCGAGACGGTACGGGCCGAGTTCCCGCAGTTCGACGCCGACGGGGCGCTGGCGGACGACCGACCGGTGCTGCTGACCGGCGAGATGATCTACCCGTGGATGTTCGCCAGCGATCCGGCGCTGGCCCCGCTGCGCGAGACGGCGGAGCTGCTGGCGCGGCGCGAGGAGTGGCCGGACCTGTACGACCCGCAGCAGTTGGCCCGCAACGAGGTGCCCGTTGTCGCCGCCGTCTACCACGACGACATGTACGTCGACACCGACGACTCGTTGGCCACGGCGCGATCGGTGCGCGGTCTACGCCCCTGGATCACCAACGAGTACGAACACGACGGCCTACGGGTGAGCGAGGGCCGAGTCCTCGACCGGCTGATCCGCCTGGTTCGTGGCGAGATATGA
- a CDS encoding helix-hairpin-helix domain-containing protein, with product MKSVNSSLDTLPTIGAPATRALDNAGYTALRDLAGVPRAELAKLHGMGPKALEIIQSALKQHNLSLG from the coding sequence ATGAAGAGCGTGAATTCCTCCCTCGACACCCTGCCGACGATCGGTGCGCCGGCGACGCGGGCCTTGGACAACGCTGGCTACACGGCCCTGCGTGACCTTGCAGGGGTGCCGCGCGCCGAACTGGCCAAGCTGCACGGCATGGGGCCGAAAGCGCTCGAAATCATCCAGAGTGCGCTCAAGCAGCACAACCTGAGTCTGGGTTAG